The genomic window AATGGTTGGCGGGACACTTCAATTGATGCGTTTAGGGATTGCCGCTTTTGGCGGGGCATCTGTTCCCGATTATTTCACTGGTGCTGTACTGGGTACTGCATTTGCGATTATTTCAGGTAAAGGTGCCGAATATGGCATCGGACTTGCAGTTCCCGTGTCACTGTTGATGTTACAACTAGATGTTATCGCTCGTTTTTGTAACGTGTTCTTACTACATAAAATTGATAACGCGATTGATAACTTACAAGTGAAAAAAATCTCTCGTTTAGTTCTTTCCGGATCATTCTTATGGGGATTCTCACGTGCGATCCCAATTTTACTAATGCTTTTAATCGGTGATAATGCCGTTATTGCTATCACAAATGCGATTCCTGAATGGTTAATGAATGGACTTAAAACTGCCGGTGGCGTATTACCTGTAGTCGGGGTTGCGATTCTTTTACGATACTTACCAACAAAACAATACATTCCTTTCTTATTATTAGGTTTCTTCTTTGTAGCATACTTGCAAGTACCTATGTTAGGAGTAACTATCATCGGACTTGTTGCAGCTATTTTAGTTTTCAAACGTGATTCAACTAAAGGGTCTGTTGGAGAAGCCGCTGTGGCAAACAACTCTACTAGTTTAGAAGGAGGATTTGATGGAGATGAGTAATAGCAAACAATTAACTAAAAAAGATTTAACAACAATGAGCTGGCGCTATATTTTAGGAAGTCAGTTAAACTGGAACTACGAACGTATGATGAGTTCTGGATATTTATACGGAATCATGCCAGCACTTCAAAAATTCTATGGTGATGATGAAGAACAATTTAAAGATATGATGAAAACTCACAACCAATTCTTCAATACTAATGCAATTTTCGGTAACTTAATCATGGGGATTGATGTTGCGATTGAAGAACAAGATGGCTATGCTGCTAAAGATACTATCGTTGGTCTTAAAACGGCCTTAATGGGCTCATTAGCCGGTGTTGGGGATTCACTCTTCCACGTAATCTGGGGAACAGTATTTGGTTCTATCGCTGGAACGCTTGCACAAAATGGATCAGTCGTTGGCTGTCTTATCTGGATAGTTGCAAATATTGCTTTATTATTTGGTCGTGCTGCACTACTTCCAATGGGATACAAACAAGGGGTTAAATTAGTTACAACATTAAAAGACAAATTAGCTGCTTTTACAAATGCTGCGACTATCCTAGGGGTAACAGTTATTGGTGCCTTGATTCCTTCAGTTATCAAAGCTAGTGTGCCTATGGTTTATAAGAAAAATGGTGTTGAATTAGTTATCCAAGATACACTTGATTCTATCTTACCTGCCTTAGTTCCAGTTTTACTAGTTATGTTAACTTACTGGATGCTTGGTCAAAAGAAACTAAATTCTACACGCGTTATCTGGATTATCTTAATCCTTTCAATTGCGCTTAGTGCATTTGGTATTTTAGCTTAATTATTAAAATCTAACCATCAAGCTATTTTTAAAATAGCTTGATGGTTTTTTGTCTTCTTTAACAATATCTTCTACACATAAACTGAAAATTATTCTGCTATAATATAACCATGAAAAGGAGTGTTTTAATGACGTACTTTAAACATCTATTTACCACAAGAAAAACAAATGATTCCTTTCTCCGTCCTTTAGGAGCTGGATTGACTATGTTTATCACACTGTGTTAATACTCATGTATTTATTTGATTACGGGCTATCTATTTCAAAAAAACAATACTAAAAACCACCACTTTACGGCTTAAAGCATAGTAAAGTGGTGACTTGATTTTTAAAACAATCTCATATAATTCTCTTCATTGTTTCTATCTATTTTCACAACACCAAATTGTCCATATACTGGATACCCATCGATTTTATATAATTTGTGTCCTGAATACGTGTCTTCAACCATCGAATAAATCAACCACTCTTGTCCATCTATTGTGATTGCCATTCCGTAACATTTTTCCTCTGAGAATAACTTATTATCAGTTTTTTGTACTAGATTTTCCTTAACTACAGCATTACTGTATTTAGTCAGAACAGTATATTGGGTTGGTTGACTACTTGTTGCCACAATTTTTTCATTAACAACTAAATCGTTATATGTTGGGGCAAAAAGACTTTCTTCTACATGTATTGATTCTTCACTGAAGTGGGCATAGTATCGCTTATTTTTTATATCCAAGCTAACTTGATCCTGTTCTTTTCGTGCTTTTATCTTTGGATTTAAATTAAAATAGCGCGTCATATTAGAAAATGCATTATCTCCTATATCAACAACCTGATCTAAAATGATAAAACTATCTAATTCTTTTATGTATAATACTGTCCGCACGACTTTAAACTCTCCATTAACTTGAGTGTCAATATACGCACTTCTTACGGCCCAAAAACCATCATCTTCATAGACACGGTTAGATAAACTTGTTGGAACACCTTCAAATCCCCATGAATCCACGACCTCCCCAAATGGATGACTATTTATCGCAACGGTATTGTGTTGCGGTGCTTCTTTTAATAAATATCTAAGCGGTGACTCAACGTAAGTTAAACGTCCGCTATCTACCAAGATATTATCACCACCAAGTGTGACATCAATGTGACCTAAACTAAGATGCCCATGTCCGCTACCTAATGGGCCATTGTATAAATGGGCGTACGATGACGTAAAATCCCAATCATCATGGTAATAATAATTTCCTGTAAAATGATCCGTTATTGTCTTAGGAAATTCACTATCTACACACTGAGTTTTATTTTTTTCCCATGTTGAATAATCTATCTCACGGTGACTAAAGTAAAGAAGTAAATAATCAACCGTTACATGATTGTAAAAAAGCGGCGGCAAAGATTGTTGGTAGAGTAGCGATAGAGTTTGTATCACATCATCTATTCTCATCTCATCTGTGTCCCCTTGTAAAATAGTCGTGCCTTCTGGTGTCACAAAATGTGGCATAAAATAATACATAGACAATATCTTTTCTTCTAATAATGTTTGTATGGGATGATCTTTTATTACGTCACTTTGGTGGATACATACAATACTTCGCAGCACTTCCATAAAATATAGTGGCGACTGTTCCCAGTGATTACCAGATGGTTGGATTTGTAGGTGTAATTGATGTGTTAAACGACTTAGCATGCGTTGGTATGCACTTGACTCACACATGTCACTCGCACGATGAGAGACGATAAAAAATCCAGTTACAATCAATATCCCCCAATTACTCAAATCATATTTCTCGATATAACCATCATCCAAATAGTTTAATTGTTGATAGATACTCTGTTTTATTTTTTCATTATCAGACACACTCAGTATCGATTCTTGTTCCAAATAGTGAATCATAATCTCCCAATACATCAAACGAATTCCTGTATCTATAGTTCGCCAATTTTCGGTCGTTTGATTTTTAGTAATCCAGTCTAACACTAAGTCTTTTCCTTTTTGTAGATAACAAATATCGCCAGAAATATCAAAACTCATACACAAATCGAGTAAATATTCTTGACGATTAAGCATATAATTCCACTCTTCATCTTCAAATGGAACACAGTACCAATCTATTGTTGACCCAAAGTCTACGATTTCCTGACATGGTTCCATATCATATGGGTGAATAAATTGAAATTTGTTTTCTAATAATAACTGACTATTCGCATGCATCAACATGATATTTGGCTCTTGTTTATCAAAAAATGTCCTCTTCATTCTCTCGTCTCCTCTAACAAAAAGAAGCCACGTTCATCTATATAATAGAGTTATCGTGACTTCTTTGCTTGATTATTTTTCTTCGTTGTATCGACCAATGAGTGAGTGTTTATCTACTCGAATAATGGTATCTTTAGCTATTTTTAGATGAACAATATGTTCGTCAATTCGACTAATTTTTCCAATAATCCCACTATTCATCATGACTTGGTCACCAACTGATAATTCATTTAAAAAAGATTGCATATCAACTAATTGCTTTTGTTGATATTTTTTCTTTGCAAGGGGTAAAACAACGACATAAAGTATGACAAGCAGTATGAGTAAGATAATCCCGACTGTTTTCATGTTTTAGATACCTTCTTCTTCAGTAACCGATACATCTTCCACTTTTTCTTCAGAAACATCAGGCATTACCATCAACATTTCTTTGCTTTCAGCCATACTATTTGACAACTCAACAGAAACATTATCTGTCGTTAAAATACCCATGCTGTTTTTCATGTATAAATCTAAAATGAGATTTAATGACACACTAGATAAGATAAATTGATTTTTTTTGCCTAGTTCTAATAACAAACGTGTCGCGATTTGATGAGGTGCGCCCCCTGTCATATCAGCAAAAATCAAGACATTGTCATTTTCTGTTAAAAAGGCTGTTAATTGTTGTTCGTACTCTCCATGAGTTAAATTGTGATCTAAATCAAAATAGTGTAACTGTTCATTACTTCCTGATAATAATTTTAAGGCTGAACAAACACCTGACGGGAAATTCCCATGACCGACTATGCATACTTTAAACATTTTTATTCCACCCTACTATTTTAAGATTCCTAGCATTGATAAAGCGATACCTAACACAATAAGCAATGCAATCAAACGGTATGTTGACCATTTGTATTTTCTGATTAATACATATACTCCTGCTGTAACTAAAACTGGTAAAAGATTTGGTGCGATTTTATCAAACACTGTTTGAAGTGCCACAACTTGATCTTTTCCTTCAACTTTTGTCACATATTCAAGTGCCAAATTGGCTTTAACAAATGATACGGATAATCCTGAGATAACCGTTACACCAATTGTTGTCGCAATTTTTGCGATACTTGCCATTTTTTCACTCAATGTATCAATAACATTTGTTCCTAGTTTATAACCTAAGTAACCCATCAACATACGTAAACCAAATGTGATACCAAACATACATACGATAAAGAAGATAGGACCAGCTATTAAGCCATCTAATGCCATACCTGCTGCAATTGTTGAGAATAATGGTGCTAACCCAAATTGAGATAATGAATCCCCAATCCCTGATAAAGGTCCCATCAACGCAAATTTAATGGCACGTGTGTCTTCTTCATTTTGACCACTATCATACATGGCTAATTGCATGCTTGTAATAAATGGAACTAACTGAGGGTTTGTGTTATAAAACTCTAAGTTAGAAATGGTAACGTCTTTTAATTTTTCTTCGTCATCTTTGTAAATTTTTCTAAGAGAAGGAAAAAGAATATTCGCATATCCTGTTCCTTGATAATTTCCATAGTTAAATCCATTTTGTAACACGTATGAACGTAAACTTGCTTTAAAATAATCTTTTTTTGTTAATACTGGTTGTTGGTTAGATGCCATCTTCGATTACCTCCTCTTGTTCGTCTGCTTGCCCATTGCCTTTGTTATAGAAGTTGTTTAATGCTAAGATTGCGCCGGCAAAGGCTAACCCAATAACTGGCATTGCTAAGTAAGAAATACACACATAACCTAATAAAATAGCTGGAATGAATTCTTTTTTCACCATAACGTTTAAAATCATCGCAAAACCAATAGCTGGTAACAAGCCACCTGCAACAGATAATCCTGAAATAAGTGCTTGAGGAATAATATTAACAAAAGCACGTAATACTTCAATACTCATTGTCGCAACTAAACCAATGATAAAACCAAATACTCCAAAACCGATAAATGTTAAGTTTGATGTTAATTTAAATGATTTGTAGTTTCCTTCTTGGATAGATTTTGTTGCCCAAGAAAGTGATCCGGCATTTAATGAATAGATAAATGTAATCACAAATTGAATCATCACAGCAAATGGGAATGATAAAGACAATGCTGTTGGCACGTCCATTCCTGTATCTTTTAAAGCAATTGCCATAATAGTCCCAACAACACCTGGTCCGATTGGGTTAGGTGGAACAGTTCCTCCAGCCCCAACACCAAATCCCATAAAGGCTAATTCAGCTGTCGCTCCCATTAATAACCCCGTTTGAACATCTCCTAAAATAAGTCCGACACCAAATGATAAAAAGATTGCACGGTTAGTGTAAATACCAATTAACTGACCGATTAAACAAAATGAAACAAATAACCCTACTAATAATGCCTGTACGAATGTTGCATCCATTTATTTTACCTCCAACGATTAATTTTCTTCGACGTATTTGTTTAAATCTAACCCACCACCAGCGTCGCCGCCCATTGGTGTTGTTTGTGTATTGAAATGTACCCCGTGTTCATTGTGTAATGTTTTCAAGGCAGCTAAATCCTCTTCACCAAGTGAAATGTAATTAGTTAATTGTTTTTTACCTTCTGCAAAGTGAATGTTCCCAACGTTTAATTCTTTGATTGGCACGCCTCCTTCAACTAAACGTAAAACATCTTTAGGATTTTTAGCTACTAGGAAAATCGATTGTTTAGGTGATGCTTTATGAATCTTGTCGCATGTTTCTTCAATACTGAAAAAACGCATTCCGATTGATTTAGAAATCAATGATTTCATCAATGTTTGTTGGATACTACTTGTAGATACCTCGTCATTAGCCACGATGACTAAATTTGCCCCTAATGAATTAATCCATAATTGTCCTTGTCCATGAATCAAGCGTTCGTCGATTCGCACCATTTTAATGTTTGGTTCTGTCATTGTTTTTTCCTCCTACCAGTATAATGTCCAATCTTTATAAAAACGAAGTAAAGCTTCCATGTAGAAATAGTCTCCCCAGATATTTGCTTCATCCACACCTTTTCCTGAATGCCATGAGTAAACTCCATGAGTTAATAAGCCGTTTTCTTTTTCTAAGTCTGTGTACGTATAGTTTTTAATCAAGCTACCAAGCATTGCATGAGAAGCGTAACGATACGTCATTGCCAATTCATCTGATTCCGGCAAGTATTTCAACATTTCATTCATGCCACATACCGCAATCGCTCCAGATGAAGAATCTCTTGATTGACCACTACCATCAGTAAAGATTAAATCCCAATATGGAACTAAATCCTCTGGTAAACGATTTAATAAATAGTTTGTAACAGCTTTGAAGTCCTCTACAATGTAATCATTGTGTGTTTGATAATATTGAAGTGCCATACCATAAACAATCCATGCTTGTCCTCGTGCCCAACTTGAATCGTCTGAATACCCTTGACGAGTCACGCCTTTTAATGGTTCACCTGTTTTAGGGTCAAAATAGAATGTATGGAAACTTGAAGCATTTTCTCGAATCGCTGTTTTTAATGTTGTTTGATAGTGCTTGTCCGCAATATCTGAATACGTCATATCTCCCGTTTCTTCTGATGCCCAGTAAAGAAGTGGGATGTTTAACATGCAATCAACAATTAAACGATAATTATCTTCTGCACCTAACTCGCCCCATGCTTGAATGAATTCACCTTTTTCTTGGTATCTAGAAATCAGTTGGTCTGCTGCTAAAATGCTAGCTTTTTTAGCTTCTTCATTTCCTGTTAATTTGTATGCGCTCACACAAGACGGGATGTAAAGAAACCCTAAATCATGATGGTCAACTTCTATTTTTTCTTCAATACGATGTAAAAAATCTGTGACATGTTTGTCAGCTAATTGACGATATTTTTCGTCACCAGTGTATTCATAAGCTAGCCATAACATCCCCGTCCAAAAACCATTTGTCCACTCGATATTTTTCATTTTCTCATAAAAACCATTTTTAGTAGCAGGACTTGGATAGGTTTCACCAAATTTTTTAATGTTCTCATCTACTAAAGCCACTGCATGATCTAATGCACCTGTGATGTCTTTTTTAGATAATAATCCTGATCCATAATAACGTTGTGCATTTAATAAATCTTCTTTTATCATCGCCACTTCTCTCCTTTATTAGTCTCACTTTATATATAGCAAGTAGCGTGCCAACTTTTTAAAACGCTTTATTGATAACGTTTTAAAAACGAGACATTGGATGTGTAACCAAAAAAATTGGATTTACTTTATTAAAAAGTAAATCCAATTAGATTTGCTTGAAACAATTGATGCAAGTATGATATTTCCCCTAAATCAACCGAGACATGATAGACTGACTCGAACTTTTCTAGTCCTTGTTTAATAACATTTATAAAATAGGAGTGATTTTTACTAAACTCTTCTTCATCCATTAAAGTGTTTTGAACATACTCTCTAGTAATCACACGCTCAATCATACAACTGATATGAATATATAACGCTGTCTTCAAATTATTCGGAATTTTTATATCAAAAGCTTGTTCCCAATAATCAATCATCTCTGAAATTAACTCAATGGTTTTTTCTGGATTTAAAATACTTAACATTGTAACCAAATTCTCTAATGACAAGGTCTTCATGACACCATTATTCAAATGTTGAATGTCTAATGGGTCTAAATAACGCTCAAATATCGTTGCCAAATGCTTGTATCCATCCTCAGATACCACATCATCAATCCCAATATATTTCACACCGTCAACTTGCGGATCGGCTGTGCCTAAAATGCCAATAATATCATAGCGATTAAACATCGTAGTATTGGTTTTCATTTTTTTCAGATGTGCATAATCGGATAAAACAAGTTGAATTGGCGTATTTTTAGGTAAATTTTCAGAAATGACTTCTTGTAATTTCTTGGCTGTCCCCATACCTGATTGGCACGAAATAATTAACGCTGGGACTTTTTTCTTATCCGGTTGGAACATCGAATAGGTTGAAAAATGCTGACGAGAAGATTCTTTTCCAATCATTTCAATATGTTCATTATTCACAATTCTAAAACCAACATCTAGTGCTAGTTGAGTTGAGACATTGTTGATAATCACAATTGATCCGTCCACACGATGCTCGAGCGCTTCTTTTAAGTCTTGTGTATGACCAATATCAATCAATATAATCGTGCCATTGGCTGTTTCATGCAAGGAAAGGTAACGTTGCAGCTTCACGATAATCTCATTAAAACTCACATCTAATGACATATCAATTCCTTGATACACCTTTTGACCAATCATAGCGTTCGTTGTTTCTGCTAGACTAGATGCCGTGCTTTTTCCATGGCAAATAATGACACCATTGATTTGTTCTTTGTGTTTCAATCGACGATAATAAGTAAAAATCATATTTAAAATCAAATAGTCCCACTCATTTAATTCAATATGGCCGATATTTGACATCTCTTTAAACAAATAAACAAATAAATCAACGGTATTCGTAACATACTCTAGCTTTTCTTTAAACAATTGATTGTACTGTTTTGCTCCATCGACTGCATACTCACTGTCTGATTCCCTAGCTAACAACAGCTCGATAAATAATAATAAAATGTCACGTGTTTCTGGCAATACTTCGATTTGATGCGTTTCATACATCACACGACAAACCTCATCAATCATGGAAACTAACTTGATTTTTAATGGCTTGTCTATCAACGCTCGGTTATTAATTGATTTAAACTGTTCCTCTATTTTTTCAAACGACACATTAATCCAGTAATGCGAGTTAAGTTCTTCTCTCAAATATTGCTTACCAATGCTATCAAGCTCTCTATATAACACATCAAAAAACGTCGCAATCGATCGATAACTTGGGTCAATGACCATCCCAGTTGGTGTGATTTTTATTTTATCTTTTGGCGTTAAATCAATTGCTCGAAACGCTTCTTTTTTCATATTATCAGGCAAATCACTAATCGAAACCGTTAATTCTTCCCCTAAACCCTGACG from Vagococcus martis includes these protein-coding regions:
- a CDS encoding PTS mannose/fructose/sorbose/N-acetylgalactosamine transporter subunit IIC, whose product is MDATFVQALLVGLFVSFCLIGQLIGIYTNRAIFLSFGVGLILGDVQTGLLMGATAELAFMGFGVGAGGTVPPNPIGPGVVGTIMAIALKDTGMDVPTALSLSFPFAVMIQFVITFIYSLNAGSLSWATKSIQEGNYKSFKLTSNLTFIGFGVFGFIIGLVATMSIEVLRAFVNIIPQALISGLSVAGGLLPAIGFAMILNVMVKKEFIPAILLGYVCISYLAMPVIGLAFAGAILALNNFYNKGNGQADEQEEVIEDGI
- a CDS encoding PTS mannose/fructose/sorbose/N-acetylgalactosamine transporter subunit IIC; translation: MHSLGTFQIILITIYAFIAINDSLISNTLTQPAIAGMISGLIMGDLTTGLMVGGTLQLMRLGIAAFGGASVPDYFTGAVLGTAFAIISGKGAEYGIGLAVPVSLLMLQLDVIARFCNVFLLHKIDNAIDNLQVKKISRLVLSGSFLWGFSRAIPILLMLLIGDNAVIAITNAIPEWLMNGLKTAGGVLPVVGVAILLRYLPTKQYIPFLLLGFFFVAYLQVPMLGVTIIGLVAAILVFKRDSTKGSVGEAAVANNSTSLEGGFDGDE
- a CDS encoding glycoside hydrolase family 88 protein, which encodes MIKEDLLNAQRYYGSGLLSKKDITGALDHAVALVDENIKKFGETYPSPATKNGFYEKMKNIEWTNGFWTGMLWLAYEYTGDEKYRQLADKHVTDFLHRIEEKIEVDHHDLGFLYIPSCVSAYKLTGNEEAKKASILAADQLISRYQEKGEFIQAWGELGAEDNYRLIVDCMLNIPLLYWASEETGDMTYSDIADKHYQTTLKTAIRENASSFHTFYFDPKTGEPLKGVTRQGYSDDSSWARGQAWIVYGMALQYYQTHNDYIVEDFKAVTNYLLNRLPEDLVPYWDLIFTDGSGQSRDSSSGAIAVCGMNEMLKYLPESDELAMTYRYASHAMLGSLIKNYTYTDLEKENGLLTHGVYSWHSGKGVDEANIWGDYFYMEALLRFYKDWTLYW
- the yajC gene encoding preprotein translocase subunit YajC; the encoded protein is MKTVGIILLILLVILYVVVLPLAKKKYQQKQLVDMQSFLNELSVGDQVMMNSGIIGKISRIDEHIVHLKIAKDTIIRVDKHSLIGRYNEEK
- a CDS encoding PTS sugar transporter subunit IIB; the encoded protein is MTEPNIKMVRIDERLIHGQGQLWINSLGANLVIVANDEVSTSSIQQTLMKSLISKSIGMRFFSIEETCDKIHKASPKQSIFLVAKNPKDVLRLVEGGVPIKELNVGNIHFAEGKKQLTNYISLGEEDLAALKTLHNEHGVHFNTQTTPMGGDAGGGLDLNKYVEEN
- a CDS encoding heparinase II/III domain-containing protein, with protein sequence MKRTFFDKQEPNIMLMHANSQLLLENKFQFIHPYDMEPCQEIVDFGSTIDWYCVPFEDEEWNYMLNRQEYLLDLCMSFDISGDICYLQKGKDLVLDWITKNQTTENWRTIDTGIRLMYWEIMIHYLEQESILSVSDNEKIKQSIYQQLNYLDDGYIEKYDLSNWGILIVTGFFIVSHRASDMCESSAYQRMLSRLTHQLHLQIQPSGNHWEQSPLYFMEVLRSIVCIHQSDVIKDHPIQTLLEEKILSMYYFMPHFVTPEGTTILQGDTDEMRIDDVIQTLSLLYQQSLPPLFYNHVTVDYLLLYFSHREIDYSTWEKNKTQCVDSEFPKTITDHFTGNYYYHDDWDFTSSYAHLYNGPLGSGHGHLSLGHIDVTLGGDNILVDSGRLTYVESPLRYLLKEAPQHNTVAINSHPFGEVVDSWGFEGVPTSLSNRVYEDDGFWAVRSAYIDTQVNGEFKVVRTVLYIKELDSFIILDQVVDIGDNAFSNMTRYFNLNPKIKARKEQDQVSLDIKNKRYYAHFSEESIHVEESLFAPTYNDLVVNEKIVATSSQPTQYTVLTKYSNAVVKENLVQKTDNKLFSEEKCYGMAITIDGQEWLIYSMVEDTYSGHKLYKIDGYPVYGQFGVVKIDRNNEENYMRLF
- a CDS encoding sigma 54-interacting transcriptional regulator; protein product: MNKVNYLLLLEQGFELVDTLNEESCDFATTHHISEVTGKKTNIVNHHLNNLFKEGELIKINSKPVYYLPKQLVSDFLNQELSKSVYDSFEELLSDKTDVFDQLIGSQSSLNHVIKQGKIALSYPPKGMPFLLTGPTGSGKTYLVKRFYDYAKQMDLLDETAPLITFNCAEYADNPELLSSKLFGHKKGSFTGADEDSKGLLALADKGVLFIDEVHRLTPENQEKLFYFIDEGKYKPVGENETWSHADVRLMFATTETLDDYLLDTFTRRIPIVAKVPSLESRGIREKREFLYHFFRQEALLLKKDILIEDALFHFLLAYKFVGNVGELQNLIRYICGNAFVRQGLGEELTVSISDLPDNMKKEAFRAIDLTPKDKIKITPTGMVIDPSYRSIATFFDVLYRELDSIGKQYLREELNSHYWINVSFEKIEEQFKSINNRALIDKPLKIKLVSMIDEVCRVMYETHQIEVLPETRDILLLFIELLLARESDSEYAVDGAKQYNQLFKEKLEYVTNTVDLFVYLFKEMSNIGHIELNEWDYLILNMIFTYYRRLKHKEQINGVIICHGKSTASSLAETTNAMIGQKVYQGIDMSLDVSFNEIIVKLQRYLSLHETANGTIILIDIGHTQDLKEALEHRVDGSIVIINNVSTQLALDVGFRIVNNEHIEMIGKESSRQHFSTYSMFQPDKKKVPALIISCQSGMGTAKKLQEVISENLPKNTPIQLVLSDYAHLKKMKTNTTMFNRYDIIGILGTADPQVDGVKYIGIDDVVSEDGYKHLATIFERYLDPLDIQHLNNGVMKTLSLENLVTMLSILNPEKTIELISEMIDYWEQAFDIKIPNNLKTALYIHISCMIERVITREYVQNTLMDEEEFSKNHSYFINVIKQGLEKFESVYHVSVDLGEISYLHQLFQANLIGFTF
- a CDS encoding PTS sugar transporter subunit IIA, producing the protein MFKVCIVGHGNFPSGVCSALKLLSGSNEQLHYFDLDHNLTHGEYEQQLTAFLTENDNVLIFADMTGGAPHQIATRLLLELGKKNQFILSSVSLNLILDLYMKNSMGILTTDNVSVELSNSMAESKEMLMVMPDVSEEKVEDVSVTEEEGI
- a CDS encoding PTS system mannose/fructose/sorbose family transporter subunit IID produces the protein MASNQQPVLTKKDYFKASLRSYVLQNGFNYGNYQGTGYANILFPSLRKIYKDDEEKLKDVTISNLEFYNTNPQLVPFITSMQLAMYDSGQNEEDTRAIKFALMGPLSGIGDSLSQFGLAPLFSTIAAGMALDGLIAGPIFFIVCMFGITFGLRMLMGYLGYKLGTNVIDTLSEKMASIAKIATTIGVTVISGLSVSFVKANLALEYVTKVEGKDQVVALQTVFDKIAPNLLPVLVTAGVYVLIRKYKWSTYRLIALLIVLGIALSMLGILK
- a CDS encoding PTS system mannose/fructose/sorbose family transporter subunit IID, which produces MEMSNSKQLTKKDLTTMSWRYILGSQLNWNYERMMSSGYLYGIMPALQKFYGDDEEQFKDMMKTHNQFFNTNAIFGNLIMGIDVAIEEQDGYAAKDTIVGLKTALMGSLAGVGDSLFHVIWGTVFGSIAGTLAQNGSVVGCLIWIVANIALLFGRAALLPMGYKQGVKLVTTLKDKLAAFTNAATILGVTVIGALIPSVIKASVPMVYKKNGVELVIQDTLDSILPALVPVLLVMLTYWMLGQKKLNSTRVIWIILILSIALSAFGILA